The Desulfovibrio sp. JC022 nucleotide sequence CGCAGCCGGAGAACGTTCCATTTTTGAACCCGTATCCATACGGACTACGGGTAAATTTATTTCCGATGCCGACTACAAAGACAGTGACGGTTCCTCAAGTGTTGCCGGGGGGCAGGTTCGTTTGAATGCCGGGGGATTTTCACTCAGCTATGAAGGACAGCACTACTCTTGGGATAATGTGGATCAGCTCAGTTTCGGTAACGGGCAGGATGATCCTTGGAATACTTTGCATCGTTTAAGTGTCGGTTACAGCCATAATGGACGTATTACCCAAAAAGTGTTTTACGGGGTTGGAATTACCGGGACTTCCGCTTTTGAAGAACAGATGCAAGATTCTTTTGGTGGAGCCTTGCGTGGGCATATCGGTTATTTCTTCAATGAAAATTTGAAGGCTTTAGTCGGTCTGCGTGCCTTTGCCAACAGCATCCGCGTATCCGCCATGCCTTATTTCGGCATTAACTACACCGACTTTGCTGCTGACGGCTCCGGGTATTTCGTGAATCTCGGCATGCCTTCCACTGAGCTAGGATATTCTTTTGATGATGTTTCCACCATACGCACAGCCTTCAACTTTGACGGCAAGACCTACCGCCTCAAAGACGACAGTGCAGTTTCTGATGCCGGATATGTGCAGATGAGCAGCATGAAATTGGGAGTCTATTACGATTACAAGCCGACCAAGAATTGCTCTATCTCCATCGGCCCGGAATACGTATTTGCTCGCGAAACCAAGTTTTTTGACAAGAGCGGGGACAAGTACGGTTCAGAAGATCAGGAATCCGCTTTCGGAGCGTTTTTTAATTTAAAGTATAAGTTTTAATTTTTACAGATCATCAAATACAAAAATCCCCCTGAAATATCATTTCAGGGGGATTTTTGTATTCTATTTAAAAGGCGCGATAGCTTTCTTGAAACCTTCGCGTGATCTTTCGATTACTTCGGTACCTACGCAGAAGGCGAGGCGGAAGTAGCCGGGGCAACCGAAACCTGTTCCGGGCACGGCGAGGATTTTTTCTTCCTGCAGCGCGGCGCAGAATTTTACATCATCACCGCCCGGTGCTTCGGGGAAGAAGTAAAAGGCACCTTTGGGCATGGTGTAGGAGTAGCCTGCTTCTTTAAGCACGGAATCCATGGCATTGCGGCGTTCGAGGTAGATGTTCTTGTCCACCTGTGAACCGAGGGCTTTTTCGAGCAGTTTCTGGCCCACTGCGGGAGCATTTACAAAACCGAGGATACGGTTGGTGAGCACCAGTCCGGCCATGAGTTTTTCTTTGCCGGGCATTTCAGGATTGAGCAGACCGTAACCCACACGCTCTCCGGCAAGGGAAAGGTTTTTGGAAAAAGAGCTGACCACTACGCTGTATGGGTAGAGCGGCAGGATGGAAGGCACTTCCACATCGTCAAAAGCGAGAAACCTGTACGGCTCATCTGCAACGAGGAAGATGGGACGCTCGCGGCCTTCGTTGGCTTTTTTGAGGATCGCGGCCAGCCCTTCAAGTTCCGCCTTGGTGTAGACAGCCCCGGTGGGGTTGTTGGGGGAGTTGATGAGCAGCACGCGGGTCTTTTCGTTGATGGCTGCTTCAATGACGTCGAGGTCCAGCTCGAAGGTCAGCGGTTTGGAGGGTACGGTAACCAGTTCGCCGCCGGAGTTCTGGGCATAAAAACCGTATTCCACGAAAAAAGGTGCGGGGCAGAGAATCTGGTCGCCCGGTTCGAGGATGGCCCGGTAAAGAGCGTTGATGGCTCCGGCCGCGCCGCAGGTGATGATCAGGTCGGAGCCTGCCACTTTTACACCCTGCTCTGCGGAAACAGTCTCTGCCAGTTTTTCGCGTACAGTGGGGTAGCCGAAGTTGGGCATGTATCCGAAGGCGAACGGTTTGTCCGCTGTTTCGGAAAGTTCCTTGAGTCCTTGAGCTACTGCTGCGGGAGCCGGAACATCCGGGTTGCCCAGTGAAAAATCGCAGACTGCGTCTTCACCGTATTTTTTCTTCAGTTCCATGCCTGTTTCGAACATCTTACGAATCCAGGATGAACGTTCAATGTATCCTTCCACTTGAGTTGAAAGAAGCTTCATTCTAATTCTCCGTTATCTATCTGCGGTTTTTATTGTAATTCCCGCTACGGCCCTTGTTTTGCCCCTTGTTCTGTGAGGAGCCGCCTTTCGGCTTACCACGGTAGTTTTTCTTACGGGGGCGGGAGTTTCTTTGCGGTCTGGGCTTGGGTGCCGGGGGCTGCTCTGCACGGGCGTGCAGGGATTTCTGGTACAATTCGTCCAGAAGCATACCTACGAGGATGCACTGTTCGTCATCCTGCGCCAGCTGGCGGACCAGATCTTTATAGCGGGTGATACGTTCTCTTTCAAGTATTGTCCGTGAACGGAACTGGCCTTCAAGTATGGTGGTCAATCTTTCATTGATTGTTTCCAGTACCTGTTTGTCGTCGGGCAGTTCTCGGACTTCAAATATGATATTGTAGGCTGTGGCAATGCGTTGCAGTTCGATTTTCTGGATCACGTCCACGAGGGATATTGCCACCCCGGAAGAACCTGCGCGTCCGGTGCGTCCGGCGCGGTGAATATATGATTCCTTATCTTCCGGCGGTTCATACATGACCACGTGGGAGAGGTCCGGCACATCAATGCCGCGTGCGGCAATATCCGTGGCCACAAGGAAACGCACTTCCCCGGAGCGGAGCTGGGCCAGCACCCGTTCGCGTTTGGACTGCGAAAGATCCGAGGTCAGGTCTGCGGCATTGAAACCGAAGTTGTTGAGCACAGCGGCTACGAATTCCACGTTGGCCTTGGTATTACAGAAAATGATTGCCGAAGTGGGGTTCTCCATTTCAAGGATGCGCATGAGATGGCGTTCTTTACCCATGGAGGGCACTTCGTAATAGGCGTGGTCGATCTCGGTAACATGTACCTGCTTGCTGCTCAGGCTGAGCATCTGCGGCTTGTACATGAATTCTTTGGAAAGGCGGATTACGTGCTCGGGAAAAGTTGCCGAGAACATGTAGGTGGAAATAGGTCTGCGGGGCAGATAGGATTTCACTTCGCGCATGTCGGGATAAAAACCGATGGAAAGCATGCGGTCCGCTTCATCGAAAATCAGGGTTTCGAGATCTTCAAGGTCAAAGGTGCGCCGCAGCAGATGGTCGAGAATCCTGCCCGGAGTACCTACAACCATGTGTGCGCCTTTTTCCAGTTCTTCACGCTGGTGTCCGTAGCCGACACCGCCGTAAACGGAAAGGACCCGCAGGCCGGAGCCTTCAAAAATTCTTTCGGCTTCCCGTTCAACCTGTCGCGCCAGTTCGCGGGTGGGAACGAGGATCAGGGCCTGAGTGTAATTGATATTGGGATCTAGTTTTTCCAGCAGGGGCAGGACAAAAGCACCGGTTTTACCGCTGCCGGTTTTGGCCTGAACCATGAGGTCTTGATTGGAAAGCTGATAAGGGAGAGATTTGGACTGGACCGGGGTCAGTTTGTCCCAGCCCGCTTTATCGAGGGCGTTCAGTATGGATGGGGGGAGTTGTTCTTTGGTGATTTCCGGGAGAGCCTCTTCTGGCTCGACTACTTTATCCGGTTCATCATGAACGCTTTCATTCTGCATTTTCTGTGCAGCTTGGTCATCTTTTGAATTGGTCATAAATGTTTTTCCTATTAAAACTTGAAATATCCGCCAAACACTACGCTATAAGTATTGGATTTTGCAAAGGGTATTTTGGCATGTAATGGCAGGTATTGATAAAACAAATGAGAAGTTCTTTGTATGATTGAGTTTAACTATTTGATCTTAAACTTAAATTGCATGTAATTCTGGATCACTCAAACTTTTTTGACCGGGTGTTGCAATGATAGAAAAGATGATGTCCAGACAGGTATATTTCATTCTCAGATGTCTTCTTGCTGCCGTGTTTCTATACGCGGGAGTAGGGAAACTTCTGGATGTACAGGGGTTTGCTACGGTCATCAGCGGTTATGGATTGTTGCCCGGACAATTGAATTATGTTGCAGCGGTTGTGCTGCCTCTGGCTGAGATTCTCATTGCTGTAGGATTGCTTTGGGATGTGAAAGGTTCCCTTTCGTCATATTCAGTATTGTTGCTCGTGTTCATGGCTGTGCTTGCCCATGGCATCAACATGGGCCTTGATGTTGATTGCGGTTGTTTTGCTCCTGATGATCCGGAAGGGGAAGCCTATCATTCCCTGCGTGAAGCCCTGCTGCGTGATGCGTTTTTACTTGTCGGTTGTGGGTATCTGTATTTTCTGCGCCGGGTGAAGGGGTATCGTACCCGACCTGTTCCAATACTTGCTACTCGTTAGAAATCAATTTGAAATTTGGAGGATGATGAAATGAAGATGTTTAAGAATATTTCTGTAATTGCGGCCCTGTGCGCGCTGATGTTCGCTATGACCGGATGTCTTGGTTCTGACAAATTTGCTCAGGAAGTGGAAAAGGAAAAAGGCGCGGTCAAGCTGCTTAAGGAAGTACAGCGCGGCGGTTACGATATTATCACCACCCCTGAGCTGAAAGCATTGCAGGATAAGAAAGAAGATATGGTCATCATCGATACCATGCCGTACGAAGCCAGCTACAAAAAAGAGCACGTTCCCGGTGCTAAGCAGTTCCTCTTCCCCATTCCCGATATGGCCCAGTGGGACGTGAAGGAAACTGACGGTAAAACCAAAGAGCAGTACATTGAAATGCTCGGACCCGATAAAGACAAGCTCATCGTTATCTATTGCGGTTTCGTAAAATGCACCCGCAGTCACAACGGCGCAGCATGGGCCAAGAAGCTCGGCTACACCAACGTAAAAAGATACCCCGGCGGCATCTTTGCATGGAAGGGTGCCAAGTACCCCGTCGGTTCCGTTAAATAAAAAAATTCATATACACTCTCAGGACCGTTTGGTCCTCTCTCCCCGCCCCGGTGCATTGTGCGCCGGGGTTTTTTTATCCCTCAATCCCCACCAGAATCCCGTCCGGCTGCCGTCCGTTGCGCAGGAGCATTTCTCCGGCGGCCTGGCAGGCTGTTTCAAGGTCTACCCCTGATGAAAGGTGGCAGGCTTCCATTAGCTCGTTTATGGCTTCTCCTTCGCGGGTGTAGGAGCTTAGTATTTCCCGGCTGAACATGAATATGCGCTCACCTTTCTTAATTGTGTAACTGGAGCAGGGGGGGACTCCCATTCCGAGGCTTCCCAGATTGCCGCTTTGCCTTTCGATGAGAAGTGGAGGGTGTTCCCGGCGCAGTATGATTACCGGAAGTGCTCCTGCATTGACTACGGTCAGCATTTCATCTTCACGGTCCAGATGGGCGTAGCTCGCTGAAAAATCATTGCTGCTGTGATTGTTAAGCCCTGTTCCTACATTTCGAAGGGTTTCGGAAGGGCTGAACAATGGCCCGCTGTTTTCCGCCAGAAGTTGTTTTATTATTGCAGGTAGTTGCTCGTTATAGGGGGTAGAAGTGTTCAGTAGCAGATGGCCTTCGTTCTTCTCTCCCAGAATCACGCTTTCATGTATGAAAAATCCCGAATTTTGGGGGTGGTCCGGGAAGATGGCTCTTGATCCCTTCTGGGGAAAGTCGACTTCAGTTGTTGCCGGATCGTCCTGAGCATTGCATTGCCCACTTATTTGTCTGTAGCAGGCTGCGAGTTTCAGGTGCAGCCTGATGCGTTGGATTACGTCCTTGTAGGCAAAGGGTTTGACTATGAAATCTGCGGCCCCGGCATCAAAGCCTTTGGATGTGTTGCTGTCGTCATCAAGGGCGCTGAGAAAAATGATAGGTATTTCAGATGTTTCCGGGGAGAGGCGCAGTACTGACGCACATTCGAATCCGTTCTCTTCGGGCATCATTATGTCCAGCAGGATAAGGTCCGGGTGTTTCTGTTCTGCAAGTTCTCTTGCGCTGCGTCCGTTGGCAGCAGTAAGGATGTTGTAACCCTGTTGCTTTAGTACCAGTTCAAGAAATTCAAGGTTAAACGGCTCGTCATCCACTATGAGAATGGTCGGTATGTTCTTTGGAGAGACAGGCATTTTACAGAATCCTTTGCGTGTCTACAGGTTGGCTGGGTGTTCTGTTTTTGTAAAACAGTTCAAAACAGAAAAAAAGTCTTCATGTTTAAAAATATTATGTACATTATTCGAAATTTATCGTTGCTAAGAAAGTTGCTGTTGCGTTAGATTGTTACATCATTTTAATCTACAACATTTATCAGCAGGAGTTGATGACATGCTTATTGGTATCCCTAAAGAGATTAAAACCATGGAGAACAGGGTCTCAATGACCCCCGGCGCGGTTGAAACCCTCGTCCGTCGCGGCCATGCGGTTGTGGTTGAGAAAGGGGCCGGACTCGGTTCCGGTCTTTCCGATGAGGAATACATTTCCTCCGGTGCCAAGATTGGGTCTGTGGAAGACGCCTGGGCCGCAGAAATGGTTATCAAGGTCAAGGAACCAATTGCTTCCGAATATCAATATCTTCGTAAGGATCTCCTGCTGTTTACCTATTTGCACCTTGCTGCGGATGAGCCGCTGACCAAAGTCCTGCTTGAGTCCGGGACCATCGGTGTTGCTTATGAAACTGTCCAGCTTCCCGACGGTTCTCTGCCCCTGCTTACTCCCATGAGTGAGGTTGCCGGACGTATGGCCGCACAGGAAGGAGCATTGCATCTTGAGAAAACCAAGGGCGGACGCGGTATTCTCGTGGGCGGTGTTCCGGGCGTTGCACCTGCAAAGGTCATGGTTATCGGCGGTGGTGTGGTCGGTACCAACGCTGCCAAGATTGCCGCAGGCATGGGCGCGAAAGTTACTATTTTCGACGTCAACCACGCCCGTCTCCAGTATTTGGATGATATTTTTAACGGCCGTGTGACCACTATGACTTCCACTGAGCCTAATATCCGCGCAGCAGTTGCCGAGGCCGACCTGATCATCGGCGCGGTACTTATTCCCGGTGCCAAGGCTCCCAATCTGGTCACTCGCGGCATGCTTTCCACTATGAAGGAAGGTGCCGTAATTGTCGATGTTGCTGTTGATCAGGGCGGCTGTGTTGAGACTATCAAGCCTACCACCCACACCGATCCCACTTATGTTGTGGACGGGGTTGTGCATTACGGTGTTGCAAATATGCCCGGAGCGGTCCCCCGTACTTCCACTTTTGCCCTTGTGAACCAGACCCTGCCTTATGCTCTTCAGCTTGCTGATAAAGGTCTTGATGCTCTGCGTGAGAATCATTCCCTCAAGCTCGGCTTGAACACCATGAATGGCAAACTGACCTATGCGGCAGTTGGTGAAGCGTTCGGCCTTGATGCTGTAACTCCCGATGAGGCTCTTGCATAATCTGATTATTGTTGACAGAAAAAGTCTGTTTTTAAGGGGTGGAGGCAAAAGCTTTCACCCCTTTTGTTGTGTGATTTATAAGTTATAGGGGAACGTGAATTTATAGGTGAAAAGTAGTGTTATTTGAGTTATTGTGTATTGGATTTTTTAGTTGCCTCAAGGAGTCAATATGTCTGATATGCAACGTAAATTCTTAGAAAATATTGCAGTGGCTGCTGTTTACTGGCTGGTTTCCCATCTGAACTGGCTTATTTTCAGTAGTGTCGGAGTTCTGCCCATGCCCATTTGGCCTGCAGCTGCTGTCGCAATTACAGCTGCTCTTTACCGGGGCTGGAGTATTGCTCCCGGTCTTGCGCTGGGAACAATTCTGGCTAACCATTTTTCCTTGGGCGCCCCTTGGGGATTCGCCTTTTGTATTGCGGTCATGAATACTCTTGCTCCTGTTCTTGGAGCCTTGCTGATCAAAAAGAATAACGGGGGCGATCTTCATTTCAGGAGTGTCGGCAACATGGGCTTTGCAATAGTGGTTGGAGTTCTTTTGGTTCCGCTGTTGACAGCTCTGGGAGGCATCGGAAGTAAATTCATGCTGGGCATGCTCCCGGAAAGCAAGGTAGTGATTTCGATTATGCGTTGGGCCATGGCCCATGCGCTGGGAACTGTTATTTTTGCGGTCCCTTATTTTGCGTGGCAGGAAAGCAGGGTGAATCATGGTAATTAAAAACAGTCCCGGCAGGTCCATGCTGCTGGTTTACATCTTGTTTTCAGCTTTTTTATGGGTCGGAGATTCCATATTTGATTTTTTATGGTTCAATGCAGATTCTCAGGACTTGGGCTATCTTCTATTTCCATATAACAACCCCCATGAAATATATCTTCGTTGTCTAATGGTCAGCGCCGTTCTTTTGAGCGGGGCTGTTGCTTCATTTCTCTTCGGGCGGGCTTACCGTTCAGAAGAAGCGGCACGTGAGAGTGAGGAAAAGCTCAAAACTATTTTTAATTCCATTGGGGATGCTATTATCGCCACTGATGCTACGGGCGTAGTTACCCGTATGAATCCGGTTGCCGAGCGACTCACTGGCTGGTCTGTGGATGATGCCGTGGGGTGTCCGCTTTCGGAAGTGTTTAAAATAATTAATGCCGTTACCAATCATCCTTGCGTTAATCCGGTGGAAAAGGTCTTGAAGTCAAAGGGTGTGGTTGGGCTTGCAAATCATACTTCGCTTCTCTCTCGGTCCGGGGAGGAGTTTCAGATTGCTGATTCAGCAGCCCCGGTGTTTAATCAGCAGGGTGATATTTCAGGGACAGTGCTTGTTTTCCGGGATGTTTCCGAAGATTACCGTCAGCGTGAGGAGTTGCGGCGGCTGCGCAATTATCTGTCCAACATTATTGATTCCATGCCATCCATTCTGGTTGGTGTGGACGCAGAGGGGCATGTTACCCAGTGGAACATGACTGCGGAGAAGGTGACCGGTATTTCGTCTGTTGATGCGCAGGGAAAATCACTCGTTTCGGTCTTTCCGCGAATGGCTTCGGAAATGGATAAGGTCAAAGAGAGTATTCGTTCGCGCCAACCCCGCAGTGAGGAGCGCAAGACCCGGCAGGGCGAAAGCGGTGTCTGTTATGAAGACGTGACTATTTATCCGCTTATTGCCAACGGAGTTGAAGGTGCGGTTATCCAGATTGACGATGTTACCGAACGTTGCAATATGGAGCAGATGATGATTCAGACCGAGAAGATGATGTCAGTTGGCGGGTTGGCCGCCGGCATGGCCCATGAGATCAACAATCCCCTTGCAGCTATTGCCGGCAATTCTCAGAATATACTCAACCGTATCTATAAGGATTTGGAAAAAAACCGCAAAACAGCCAGTGAATGTAATGTGAATCTGGAAAATCTGCGTGAGTATCTTTCCAAAAGGGATATTCCAAAGATGCTGACCGGAATTTCTGAATCCTGCAACCGGGCCGGAACGATTGTGAGTAACATGCTCCGTTTCAGTCGTAAGAGTGAACGACGGTTCGGTCTTTGCAACCTTGCGGAATTAATGAATAATACTATAGATCTTGCCGCTAATGATTATGACCTGAAAAGGGAATATGATTTTAGAAAAATTGAGATTATCAAGGAGTACAGTCCCGACCTTTCCGGGGTGGTTTGCGAGGAGAACGAAATTCAACAGGTTTTTCTTAATCTGCTTAAAAACGGTGCTCAGGCCATGATGGAAAAGGAATATGTTGAAGATGGGCCTTGTTTTGTTCTAAGGTTGAAAAGAGATGGCAATATGGCCGTTATTGAAGTTGAAGACAATGGTCCGGGTATGACTGACGATGTTCGTAAAAGGGTTTTTGAGCCTTTTTATTCCACCAAAAGTGTCGGACACGGGACCGGACTGGGACTGTCTGTTTCATATTTTATAGTGACTGATCAGCACAATGGTTTTATGGAAGTAAATTCAGTTCCGGGCAGTTGGACCCGGTTTGGTATAAAGATACCTATTTCAGAGCAGGAGGCTTAGATATGTCATATTCAGTACTTGTTCTAGACGATGATGTGCATGTCAGGGAAAGTCTTGCGATCAGTCTTGAAGATGAAGAATTTGATGTCTACGAGGTTGGCAGCTCGGAAGAGGCTTTGAGTTTTCTTGATAAGCAGAAAGTGGATCTGGTTGTTGTTGATTTGCGGCTTCCCGGTATGAATGGTACTGATTTTATTAATGAGGCCCGGCAGAAATGGACGGAACTTAAATTTATCATCTACACGGGATTACCGGAATTCAGTATCCCGGTTGATCTGGCTGAAGTTGCCTGTGTTTCAAATTCCATTTTTCTCAAACCGTTGCCCTCCTGTGAGGTGATGGTCAGCGAAATCCGGCGGATGCTGGGTTAGAATGATCTTGTATTTGCAATAAGAGCGGGTAGCCGCTATCTCTTTTTTAGAGCGGTTTTTCCCGGAGTTAATTTTAGTGCCCCCGAAAAAAGAAAAGATAATATATATCGAAGCAAAAGCCCCGACGGAGCCTCCTCCGGAGGAGGGCTTGCCGCCGTGGATGGCCACCTTTGCGGATATGGTCACCCTGTTGCTGTGCTTTTTTGTTCTGCTGCTTTCTTTTGCCAATCAGGATGTCGCCAACTTTGAGACCTTGAAAGGGTCCATGCGCGATGCTTTTGGTATGCAAACTCAGGACAGGACCGGAAAGCATATGGCTTTTTCCAAAAGTCCCCATTCTGCTTCATCCGATAAAGTTAAAGCCAAGAAAAAGATGGAGGCCCTTGAGGTCGACATCAGAGCCTTTATTTCCGCCGGTAAATTACAGAAGTTGATGGCGGTCAATACAGATCAGCAGGGGGTGCTGGTCAGGGTTCCCTCTCGGGCCATCTTCAAGCCCGGAACCGCTCAGATCAATCCCAAGGCTACAAAATTGCTGGATAAGGTTGCCAGCATTATGAAAAAAAAGGATTTTAATCTGGTGGTGCGCGGGCATACAGACGACCGGGCCACCAAGAATAATATTTATAGTTCCAACTGGGAGCTTTCTGCTGCCCGGGCGGCATCATGCCTGCGTTACATTCTTAAGCGTTCAGGAGTTTCTTCCAAAAGGGTCAAGGCAGTGGGGTATGCCGGAACAAAGCCTCTGGTTCCCAATACCTCAAACCGGAACAGGGCCATTAACCGCAGGGTGGAATTCTATTACCAGCCTCCTTCGGACAAGTGGTAAAAATATTTTGTTAAATCAAAAGCCCCGCTATTTCATAAGGAAATAGCGGGGCTTTTGGGTTCTGTTTAATAAGCTGAGCTACAGTTATTGCTTTTTGCGCTTTTCCCAGAGGCGCATTTCTTTCATTTTTTTGCGCCGTTCCCGTTGCAGGGATTTACAGACCAGCGGGGTCTTTTTGGCGTATCCCCACTTTTCGCGATATTCGTCCGGGGTGAGTCCGTATTTTGCCAGATGTCTTTTGGTCAGAACCTTGAATGATTTGCCGGATTCAAGGCAGATGATGCTTTTTTCCCTGATGGCTTTCTTGGGGTCCACCGGGGGAGTCGGCTCAGGTGATCCACTGTCAAGCATGCCTTCACTGATTTTTTTAATCCCGGCTGCAAGTTTCTGCACCATGGAAGTTATTTCTTCTTCTGTCATGGTTCTTACACTGGCCTGTGCTTTAACTATTTCAAGAGCTTCTTTAAGATGGTCTTCCATATTCTCTCCCTTTCCATGTTTTTACGGTTGCCGCATAATTTATGTATTAATTCTTTTTTAGTTGGCTGGTGTGAAATGATGTTATGTCTAGTATAGAAACTTTAAGCTGACACTAGTTTCAATTTGGAGACTTTAACCGATCACGAATACCTACGAATAGCACTATATGCACATAAAGGTGAAGTAGAATGTTAAAAAACTTTCTACTTTTTTAGACTGCTGAACAGTGTTGTAGTATAACTTTCCCAATTCAGTATGATTTAGGCTGTAAATATAGAAGCCAAAATCTTAACCGGAAGCTTTGTATCGGCCTGCAACATTTTGTTGCGCTTCTGGAAGCATGTTTACGTTACTTTTTCGGGATAGTTGGTGTATAAGGGCAATGTAGAACCTTTTATTGTTAAGGCGGTGTTTTGGTTTCATTTTGGAGAATAGGTGTTTTAAATAAACAAAATCGAATAGATAGAGAGGTCTTTTTATGCCTAAGAAAGATATATCTGAATTTCTTGAAGAAATTGGCGGAATGGATGTCGAGTCTCTTGTGAATTGCGTCTGCCGCCACCACCTCTCCAATCTGGGCCGTGATTACGGACGTACCGACATATTTTCACTCTATCAGGCTCTTGCGTATACCTTGCGGGATCGTCTTGTGGGCAACTGGATTAAGACCCAGCGTTCATATTACAGTCAGCGGGCTAAAAGTGTTTACTATCTTTCTCTTGAGTTTCTTACCGGGAAATCGCTGGCCAGCAATACCTTAAGCCTTGGGGCTGAAAAGGAAGTTGCTGAAGTTCTGGATAAATTCGGGGTGACACTTGATGAGGCCGAAAGCGCGGAAGCGGATGCCGGATTGGGTAACGGCGGTCTGGGCAGGCTGGCTTCATGTTTTTTGGATTCCATGGCCAGTCTGGGAATTCCCGGTTATGGTTACGGAATCAGGTATGAGTATGGAATTTTTAAACAGGCCATTGAAAACGGGGAGCAGGTTGAGGCCCCGGATGACTGGCTGCACAGCGGTAACCCGTGGGAGTTCTGCCGCAAGGGTTTTATGTTTACGGTTCGTCTCTACGGACGTGAAGAGCAGTACACCCATGAGGACGGTTCAGCTCGCCATCGCTGGGCGGACAGCGCAAAAGTAATGGCTGTGCCGGTGGATATGCTTATTCCCGGTTACAAGAACGGAAATGTTATCAATATGCGCCTTTGGGAGGCTCAGCCCGCAAGGCGATTCAATTTTGATCTTTTCAACAGCGGTGATTACATCCGCTCTATGGAAGATGCGGTCCGTTCCCAGACAATTTCCAAGGTCCTTTATCCCAACGACAGACTTAGTGAAGGGCGTGAACTGCGTCTTGTGCAGCAGTACTTTTTTGTTTCGGCTACCATTCAGGACATGATGCGCCGTTTCATGAAGCTGAAACTTGATTTCTCTGAACTGCCCAACCGCGCAGT carries:
- a CDS encoding pyridoxal phosphate-dependent aminotransferase → MKLLSTQVEGYIERSSWIRKMFETGMELKKKYGEDAVCDFSLGNPDVPAPAAVAQGLKELSETADKPFAFGYMPNFGYPTVREKLAETVSAEQGVKVAGSDLIITCGAAGAINALYRAILEPGDQILCPAPFFVEYGFYAQNSGGELVTVPSKPLTFELDLDVIEAAINEKTRVLLINSPNNPTGAVYTKAELEGLAAILKKANEGRERPIFLVADEPYRFLAFDDVEVPSILPLYPYSVVVSSFSKNLSLAGERVGYGLLNPEMPGKEKLMAGLVLTNRILGFVNAPAVGQKLLEKALGSQVDKNIYLERRNAMDSVLKEAGYSYTMPKGAFYFFPEAPGGDDVKFCAALQEEKILAVPGTGFGCPGYFRLAFCVGTEVIERSREGFKKAIAPFK
- a CDS encoding response regulator; protein product: MPVSPKNIPTILIVDDEPFNLEFLELVLKQQGYNILTAANGRSARELAEQKHPDLILLDIMMPEENGFECASVLRLSPETSEIPIIFLSALDDDSNTSKGFDAGAADFIVKPFAYKDVIQRIRLHLKLAACYRQISGQCNAQDDPATTEVDFPQKGSRAIFPDHPQNSGFFIHESVILGEKNEGHLLLNTSTPYNEQLPAIIKQLLAENSGPLFSPSETLRNVGTGLNNHSSNDFSASYAHLDREDEMLTVVNAGALPVIILRREHPPLLIERQSGNLGSLGMGVPPCSSYTIKKGERIFMFSREILSSYTREGEAINELMEACHLSSGVDLETACQAAGEMLLRNGRQPDGILVGIEG
- a CDS encoding DUF6268 family outer membrane beta-barrel protein; translation: MPIKFTNIVLALFIICCASSAAAGERSIFEPVSIRTTGKFISDADYKDSDGSSSVAGGQVRLNAGGFSLSYEGQHYSWDNVDQLSFGNGQDDPWNTLHRLSVGYSHNGRITQKVFYGVGITGTSAFEEQMQDSFGGALRGHIGYFFNENLKALVGLRAFANSIRVSAMPYFGINYTDFAADGSGYFVNLGMPSTELGYSFDDVSTIRTAFNFDGKTYRLKDDSAVSDAGYVQMSSMKLGVYYDYKPTKNCSISIGPEYVFARETKFFDKSGDKYGSEDQESAFGAFFNLKYKF
- a CDS encoding MauE/DoxX family redox-associated membrane protein, with the protein product MIEKMMSRQVYFILRCLLAAVFLYAGVGKLLDVQGFATVISGYGLLPGQLNYVAAVVLPLAEILIAVGLLWDVKGSLSSYSVLLLVFMAVLAHGINMGLDVDCGCFAPDDPEGEAYHSLREALLRDAFLLVGCGYLYFLRRVKGYRTRPVPILATR
- a CDS encoding MASE1 domain-containing protein, with protein sequence MSDMQRKFLENIAVAAVYWLVSHLNWLIFSSVGVLPMPIWPAAAVAITAALYRGWSIAPGLALGTILANHFSLGAPWGFAFCIAVMNTLAPVLGALLIKKNNGGDLHFRSVGNMGFAIVVGVLLVPLLTALGGIGSKFMLGMLPESKVVISIMRWAMAHALGTVIFAVPYFAWQESRVNHGN
- a CDS encoding rhodanese-like domain-containing protein, whose product is MKMFKNISVIAALCALMFAMTGCLGSDKFAQEVEKEKGAVKLLKEVQRGGYDIITTPELKALQDKKEDMVIIDTMPYEASYKKEHVPGAKQFLFPIPDMAQWDVKETDGKTKEQYIEMLGPDKDKLIVIYCGFVKCTRSHNGAAWAKKLGYTNVKRYPGGIFAWKGAKYPVGSVK
- the ald gene encoding alanine dehydrogenase; the encoded protein is MLIGIPKEIKTMENRVSMTPGAVETLVRRGHAVVVEKGAGLGSGLSDEEYISSGAKIGSVEDAWAAEMVIKVKEPIASEYQYLRKDLLLFTYLHLAADEPLTKVLLESGTIGVAYETVQLPDGSLPLLTPMSEVAGRMAAQEGALHLEKTKGGRGILVGGVPGVAPAKVMVIGGGVVGTNAAKIAAGMGAKVTIFDVNHARLQYLDDIFNGRVTTMTSTEPNIRAAVAEADLIIGAVLIPGAKAPNLVTRGMLSTMKEGAVIVDVAVDQGGCVETIKPTTHTDPTYVVDGVVHYGVANMPGAVPRTSTFALVNQTLPYALQLADKGLDALRENHSLKLGLNTMNGKLTYAAVGEAFGLDAVTPDEALA
- a CDS encoding DEAD/DEAH box helicase, producing MTNSKDDQAAQKMQNESVHDEPDKVVEPEEALPEITKEQLPPSILNALDKAGWDKLTPVQSKSLPYQLSNQDLMVQAKTGSGKTGAFVLPLLEKLDPNINYTQALILVPTRELARQVEREAERIFEGSGLRVLSVYGGVGYGHQREELEKGAHMVVGTPGRILDHLLRRTFDLEDLETLIFDEADRMLSIGFYPDMREVKSYLPRRPISTYMFSATFPEHVIRLSKEFMYKPQMLSLSSKQVHVTEIDHAYYEVPSMGKERHLMRILEMENPTSAIIFCNTKANVEFVAAVLNNFGFNAADLTSDLSQSKRERVLAQLRSGEVRFLVATDIAARGIDVPDLSHVVMYEPPEDKESYIHRAGRTGRAGSSGVAISLVDVIQKIELQRIATAYNIIFEVRELPDDKQVLETINERLTTILEGQFRSRTILERERITRYKDLVRQLAQDDEQCILVGMLLDELYQKSLHARAEQPPAPKPRPQRNSRPRKKNYRGKPKGGSSQNKGQNKGRSGNYNKNRR